GCGATCCCGAAGCGGGTTTCCGGGCCGACCGCCATCCTGTCGTAGCCGCTTTCCTGCAACGGCAGATAAATGAAATGCGGCGGCAAGCCTTCCTTTTCCAGAGCCGCCAGGATCATCGGGGCATAACCGTTGCCCTCCAGCGCTGCCATCGCCTGCCCAATGCGCGGCGTGGATTGCCAGTACTTGATATAACGCTTGACTTCTTCGACGAAATCCTCGGGCAGCTCCAGTTCGCTTTCGCCGAACTCCCGGGCAACCCTGACGATCAGTTCTTCTTCGTAACGCGCCGGGCTTAGAAAACGGATACGCAGGGATTCCGCTTCCTTCACGTACTCCTGGTACTTGACCTTCATCCGTTGCAGCCGTTTGCGCTCCTCCGCCAGCCGCAGGCTCTCCGCGGCGACTTTTGCCTGTTCGGCCTTGATGCGTTCCTGCTCGGCCTTCAACTTTTCCTGCGCGACTGTCTTGACCGTCTGTTCGAGCACTTCCGCGCTGGATTCGATCGTGATCTCGGCACGCGACAGGCTGACTTCGAGCGTTTTGATATCGTAAAACAAATCGATCGCCAGGGCGCGGGCATTGGACAGCGCGATCCTTTGATACACCGCCATGCCGCCGGCAACCAGAAACAGCACGGCCAGAACCGTGATCCATTTATTGTATTTTTTGCTTCGGATCACTCGGTCTTCGCGAATCAGCGTCCGCACCATCCGGGTGTATTCGCCGGCATCCTCGGCCTCCTCCTGGGACATCAGCCGATTCCTGACCGCCTCTTTGGATAGATGGTGTTTTTCCGCGGCTTGTTGCGTCAGTGTGACCGAAGAAGGAGCCGGCGGCGTCGGAGCTTTGTTCGGGCTCGGTCCTTTGGCCGGCTCCCGCCCGGCCGCCTGAATTTGCAGAAAAATCTCTGCATTGCCCACCCGCACCCGAGTCGGCAGCGCCAATCGGGCTTTTTGCTCCATCCGTTCGTCACCGATAAAAACTCCATTCGCGCTATTCAGATCGACAAGCCACCATCCGCCCTGTTCCTGTTTCACTTCGAGGTGGTGGCGGCTTATGTCTCCGCTCTCCAGCACGACCGAGTTGTCATGCGCGCGCCCGGCGGTAAATCCCTCGGCAAAATGATAGTCTTTCAGCGTTCTGCCGGTGCTGTCCTGGACAAAGACCCGCAAACCGGAGCGGAATATCACGGTCCGGTCGGCGTCCTGCACGGCGGGCGGAGAGAGGGACGGCTTGAAAACGGTTTTATCGTCCTGCATCGGATTGGCTGGCCGGGCCGGAGTAAGGAAACTTGGTGAAGGCGTTCAACGAAAATATTCGCCGGCGGAGGACAGGCATCATTTTGAAAATATCACTTCGATTGGACGGACCGAGTCCTCAACCGGTCCAGAAGCCACGCAAGGCCGCAGGCGGATCGGCAAGCGACTGAAACCTTGCCAGACGCGCGGCATTGCCGTTGCGGTGGCTCAGGAAGGGCATGATTCCGAGGCCAAGAATTTTTTCCGCTGCCCGATCGGTCAAATGCGTTTCCGCGCACGGCAACAGCGTTGAACCGCCGTCCTGTTTTAAAATGTACGCCGGCAGATCGTGGATTTGCAAGTCATCCCCAGGCCGCATCGCATCGCCGCGCCCAAGATAGGAACGACCCAACAGCAATGCGCAAAAAAAAGCCGGGTTACCCCATAAAAAGTCCGCATGGGGGTAAGGTTGTGCAGTCTCCTCAAACGCAAAAGATTCGACCGGATCGGAATCGCCCCCGTACGGCAAGCGCAGCAGAATTCGGGGCAACGCCAAGCCAAGCCACGGAGCGATCGGCGTCTGCCGCAACGCCGCCCAACGTTTTTCCGCCTCCGGACTCATCTCGCTCCAGTCGTGAGGATCAGGCGATTCGGCCAGGACGCGGCACCCCAAAAGTCCGGAATCGGCCGCAGCGATAAAGGGGCCGCCGGCCTGAGATGACACCAAGCCGCACGCCGCCAGCAAAGCGACGTCTTCAGGATCGCTGCCGAAGGTATAATTTCCGATTATCGCGGACCAGGATTCCCCGCCGAACGAACCGGCGTTTTGCCCTGCCAGCAGGCGATACAAAGCGGAGCGGCTCAGGTTTTCCCTCGCAGCGCTTATCTCTTCGAACAATTCATCCTTGCCGACATCCAGCAGATGCAACGAAAGATGCTCCCCGGTTTCGAGATTCGAAACCAATATCCACATCGCTCTCCAAGCCGCTTCGAGCGCCTGAAAATCCGGCCGATGCAATAACTCCCGCATTTTCACGCTCAACGCCTCGTCCGCCGCTTTGAGGTAAACGGCTTTGAAAGGCCCGGGGTCGGGCACGATATACTGAGCCACGATCTGCTCGATATACCGGGCCGTAACCGATGCGCCTGGATTCTTACGGGAACCTTCAGGATGCACGGCGCGCCCTCCGATCAGGCGATCAAAGGTCGCCTGATCGTCTTCGGGTGGGGACGGTTCCCCGTCGGTTACCGGAGGCGCCGCAACTTGCATCAGGCCGCGCAACATTTCCGCCGCCTGCGCAAATGTCGCGTCGTCGTTCAGCCGCTTCCTGACGCGGGCAAGCTCCTGGAATATTTCGAGATTTCGGAACAGCGTATCGGGATGGAAGTCGTCCATCTGCCGAAACGCGAGTTCCACGTCGGCATCGAGATGCAGGCGAGGCGCGATCCGCGCCATCACCGCATCGAAATTATCGATGTCCACCTGATGAATGACGCGCTCGCCAAAACCTTGCCGCTTCGCTTCCCGTCGCATACCGGCCCCGCTGAAGTCGCCCAGGATCAGGATACGCATCGGCCAGTCCTAAAATTCGCTGCACACGCCGAGATTAATCGAGTGCTCGGACAGGTTTTCGCGTCCCACCATCGCTTCGTAAAACAGGAACGCAGAGAGCCCGTGCGTGAACGTCGCCGACATGCCGGCGCCCAGGTTCGCATAGTTGCGGTCCGGGTTGTCGCTGACGACGGTAAAGACGTTCTGCGCGGGATCATTGTTGAACTGCCAGTTGACCAGTCGTACTCAAAGCCCAACTCCCGCTTCGTCGCATCCTTGTCGCCGGCATCGAAGTTGCCGTTCATGAACACGCCGAGCCTGTCGAGCGAGCTGTCCTTGTCGCCGCCGGCACCGCCGCTGGACTGGCCGGGGAGGCCTGCAGACGCCAGCAGGTTGGGACCGCTCACCCCGCTGACGATGAAGCCGCCCCAGTCGCTGTGGCGCAGCAGCATCAGCCGGTTCTTGACGTTGCGGAACTGCTGGTTGGCAACCGAGATCGCCAGCGTCGACTGCGCCAGCGCTTGATAGGGAGTCAATTGCGCAAGGGCCTCGAAATTAGTTGATTCGTTAGGCCCGCCAAAAAGGGCATTGGCACAGGTACTGGAAAGATCCAGCTCTGCCAAAGTCGGAAAAAATCGGGCCGCTGAAACTTCGGATTGTGAATTCTGATTAAAATATATGCTGCAGGGATTCGCGAAAGCCGACTCGATACTTCCCAGCGGGACCTCGGCCGTCAAAACCGCATGCGCGGCATAACGAAGCAATCTGGGTGCACGGCAATCCGGTAATTGGCCTGAGGCTGAATTTTTATGAAGATTTAGGGTTGGCGTCATGTTACTCACACTCTGTAATTGAAAATTGCCCATGACTGAAAATTTTATTGCAGGATCCGTCGGCGGTTGGCACGGTTTAAAAAGAAGTACGGGAACGGCAGGTAAAAAATCCGTATCAAACCCAGCGTCCGCCCCCATCCCTCCGTCAAAACCGGCGTCCGTCAAACATTTCAATTAGGTTTTCTTGCCGA
The genomic region above belongs to Methylomicrobium agile and contains:
- a CDS encoding FHA domain-containing protein, with the protein product MQDDKTVFKPSLSPPAVQDADRTVIFRSGLRVFVQDSTGRTLKDYHFAEGFTAGRAHDNSVVLESGDISRHHLEVKQEQGGWWLVDLNSANGVFIGDERMEQKARLALPTRVRVGNAEIFLQIQAAGREPAKGPSPNKAPTPPAPSSVTLTQQAAEKHHLSKEAVRNRLMSQEEAEDAGEYTRMVRTLIREDRVIRSKKYNKWITVLAVLFLVAGGMAVYQRIALSNARALAIDLFYDIKTLEVSLSRAEITIESSAEVLEQTVKTVAQEKLKAEQERIKAEQAKVAAESLRLAEERKRLQRMKVKYQEYVKEAESLRIRFLSPARYEEELIVRVAREFGESELELPEDFVEEVKRYIKYWQSTPRIGQAMAALEGNGYAPMILAALEKEGLPPHFIYLPLQESGYDRMAVGPETRFGIAKGAWQLLASTGEDFGLKSGPLAATREYDEQDQRFDFDRATRAGAKYLKLIYGTEAQASGLLVIASYNYGQNRVKEMIRKMPDNPRDRNFWKFIRQYQIPKETYDYVFYIFSAAVIGEDPKYFGFKFAPPLLLKETPKPV
- a CDS encoding type VI secretion system contractile sheath domain-containing protein, which produces MRILILGDFSGAGMRREAKRQGFGERVIHQVDIDNFDAVMARIAPRLHLDADVELAFRQMDDFHPDTLFRNLEIFQELARVRKRLNDDATFAQAAEMLRGLMQVAAPPVTDGEPSPPEDDQATFDRLIGGRAVHPEGSRKNPGASVTARYIEQIVAQYIVPDPGPFKAVYLKAADEALSVKMRELLHRPDFQALEAAWRAMWILVSNLETGEHLSLHLLDVGKDELFEEISAARENLSRSALYRLLAGQNAGSFGGESWSAIIGNYTFGSDPEDVALLAACGLVSSQAGGPFIAAADSGLLGCRVLAESPDPHDWSEMSPEAEKRWAALRQTPIAPWLGLALPRILLRLPYGGDSDPVESFAFEETAQPYPHADFLWGNPAFFCALLLGRSYLGRGDAMRPGDDLQIHDLPAYILKQDGGSTLLPCAETHLTDRAAEKILGLGIMPFLSHRNGNAARLARFQSLADPPAALRGFWTG